A genomic region of Polypterus senegalus isolate Bchr_013 chromosome 17, ASM1683550v1, whole genome shotgun sequence contains the following coding sequences:
- the rlf gene encoding zinc finger protein Rlf encodes MADGEGEKEQNKKERPCIIKTETSFSLDNFHLTLNELESELRRQGLSEFSSNEYCNRFCQALVQYAGSRNTQEHGAALLEVYRISIERFAVARPYLTTDCENVLLVVKRLALSCFELLLSLPDTELTRECWLCLHQSLQKAHATLAEYGNNDLLALLEITGAGGSWNNSVLVRILAQMPYEQEEANAWISQEGPSFLELRVKHLIKIGTIPQAVLLAKLCSESDFIPQKSMFRQTYISLLCSMLPSEDVISEISSIDCKEVLDIICNLEAEGQENTAFVLCTTYLTQQLQKESICFSWELTLFWSKLQRRIDSSLDSFLERCRQFGSIAKTAYHLLFLVKVIQSEAEELGLAVSIELCVRAFQIPSQDDAETRSSLCKIVACLLSEDLEVRRVCQLTQFLLGPTQEAYDLLQELYLKPDQKYDEENCIIPNSLRCELLLALKALWPFDPEFWDWKTLKRHCQKLLGVDPSDESEPEEPSETEHHLLSGSNTHVDVSHSGESFLSDQQQQLDYYEEGRVEKQQQQQQQQQQQKKDDLALKKKKPVGTSERYQRWLQYKFLCVICSREVIEARILHHSKMHMVDGIFTCPVCLQKFEGKQAFMPHLAEHIRMPSRKNHRPQKKKKKKKIVKKLDDDDDDDLDLEDGNLEPGDVRLDPNAPENCQNTLGLDPVLQTLTPRKLDESDHITFSYIDANFELRDRDIYPCPATDCVRIFKHFKYLSIHIKSEHSETDENIKHYMEMKDRRQKCTFCRRHFLTPFHHRQHRRVHYGPQPYMCVAVDCDARFSSTNELVSHKQSHGYQLSYQCELKGCSLKFSDLGQLYHHEAQHFRDAAYNCMHPGCKKFYFSKKEFAKHLSTHGISFTDEDLVAASKNKPALFGLVGDFPEVGAEGKSVEITAPQPESVNGPKSILEELINGIKKESTEISQLANSPSSQTSSTGSNLTGTLTSVAVCFDGKTFTCGFEGCGLTFAVAKDIQKHLKLAHPLQFRKKGESSKNLCRGKIAARRVQHMKPPIINQQTLGGQSSSLPSNVSGQVTSFSPQMNSVNPLSPHPSTSNEESLMEILIALSRLSLNTSNAASTSVLTSLPFSGSNVQVSSPFFTGASSPAKVIDRKTLFKSHRSNKPQQLRVPAVDGGLVSPSSFLSQLPEEEHKQLSQFLVQPNTKPYFCELKDCKFRSVTRSALLVHYLKKHNLPKEKVVGMKMFHSKFRPFKCHLCPRCFTRKSQLRVHLMDKHDLSKSLVAQMSCSEKRRAREEPNMVGKPSGCLDLQGNATGKTEQQPPASVQSQGSVSNNRWPWITKSEWDNSIQGEDEEEDEEDDEEDDGEAEEDDDETDGTGKPSISEDNGEESHEGRGSRRLVAKSNLCYILTKYHKPFHCVHKDCSSAFTNQNGLIRHLQSVHRYNRNQLSLEEDLQQIEGNKKDLAKHKGRPCKHKACDKRFHTDESLSAENLQLQNLDQDLPALKAPGLQTPASEEPIPQFSCSYTNCSASYHLYSSLLRHIRLFHKGQFTKPNDPRSHHRCTFDGCARVFSNADNLKQHIFFRHWEHYDSFVFGLKNKKESNEKNNVQNFQKKPPEIGVPQTRTPKGETHSKQSVIQMPKVRTSSLVMASRRIKRRRKETLLFRTPEEALQMCQDRCFSVAFPCMVQDCESVVTLESSLIRHYKRCHDMLPSYIAGKYKDLVNNAEKLEEIIQNKSAASAVSSNEVCTSALADGKDEQKTLETSPLGPELQICLSPIKPKPDEEVDHLDFEGDVPSNKLLIDADALLYGEVVKNGCMSEQVNRNVHEPDKSKPDPLSSTPSPLFYKKDEGFVDFANTGTVSFSTPSRPPLKRKNEQEDPNFSPSIENQQCHLSNNRGSQPKTFDLKAYKPMGFESSFLKFIQESNDKDEDYEETSQWDPCLSDAQLVTKRKDSYRRACSVKENNQTGMGLTRGKTASLVHGKLTDFQPMLSAEESATVQNLKSILDKALTDCGDLALKQLHYLKPVVVLERPKFPKSLLDLLPTKKTNEFCVGSS; translated from the exons gcACTTGTACAGTATGCAGGTAGTCGCAACACACAGGAACATGGTGCTGCTTTGTTGGAAGTCTATCGGATATCCATCGAGAGATTTGCAGTTGCAAGACCATATCTTACCACAGACTGTGAGAATGTGTTGTTGGTGGTCAAAAGGCTAGCCCT gaGCTGTTTTGAGCtgctgctttctctacctgacaCTGAACTCACACGTGAATGTTGGCTGTGCCTTCATCAGTCACTACAG AAAGCGCATGCAACATTAGCAGAGTATGGCAACAATGACTTGCTGGCACTATTGGAAATTACGGGTGCAGGTGGCTCTTGGAACAATTCTGTTCTTGTAAGAATTCTGGCCCAGATGCCTTACGAGCAAGAGGAAG CAAATGCATGGATTTCTCAAGAAGGTCCTTCATTTTTGGAGTTAAGAGTTAAACACCTGATTAAGATAGGCACCATACCTCAGGCCGTTCTGCTGGCTAAACTCTGTTCAGAAAGTGACTTTATCCCACAGAAGAGCATGTTTCGCCAGACTTACATCTCCCTTCTCTGCAGCATGCTGCCCAGTGAAGACGTTATCAGTGAG ATATCGAGCATAGATTGTAAAGAGGTACTGGATATTATTTGCAACCTGGAGGCAGAAGGTCAAGAGAATACTGCGTTTGTACTTTGCACCACTTATCTCACTCAACAGTTACAGAAAGAAAGCATTTGCTTTTCATG GGAGCTAACTCTTTTCTGGAGCAAGCTGCAAAGAAGAATAGATTCTTCCTTGGATTCGTTTTTGGAACGCTGTCGTCAGTTTGGTTCCATAGCAAAGACTGCATATCACTTGCTTTTCTTAGTCAAAGTAATCCAGTCTGAG GCTGAAGAATTGGGATTAGCAGTATCGATTGAGCTTTGTGTCAGAGCTTTCCAAATCCCTTCCCAGGATGATGCAGAGACTAGAAGCTCTCTTTGTAAAATTGTAGCCTGTCTACTGTCTGAAGATTTGGAAGTTCGTAGGGTCTGCCAGCTAACACAGTTCCTGCTTGGTCCTACACAAGAGGCTTATGACTTACTGCAAGAACTATACCTGAAGCCAGACCAAAAATATGATGAAGAAAATTGCATAATACCCAACTCATTACGTTGCGAGTTACTTCTGGCTCTTAAAGCCCTCTGGCCATTTGACCCTGAATTCTGGGACTGGAAAACTCTAAAGCGGCATTGTCAAAAGCTTCTGGGCGTGGATCCATCAGATGAATCGGAGCCTGAAGAACCAAGTGAAACAGAGCACCATCTGCTCTCTGGTTCAAATACACATGTTGATGTAAGCCATTCGGGGGAGAGCTTTCTTTCAGATCAGCAGCAGCAGTTGGATTATTATGAAGAGGGAAGAGtagaaaaacagcagcagcaacaacagcagcagcagcagcagaagaaaGATGACTTGGCactgaaaaagaagaaaccaGTTGGGACCTCTGAACGCTACCAGAGATGGCTACAGTACAAATTTTTGTGTGTTATTTGCAGCAGGGAAGTTATTGAAGCACGAATATTGCATCATTCCAAGATGCACATGGTGGATGGTATTTTTACATGCCCAGTTTGTCTTCAGAAGTTTGAAGGCAAGCAGGCATTCATGCCACACCTTGCAGAACACATTCGTATGCCGTCCAGAAAAAATCACCGGcctcagaagaaaaaaaagaaaaagaagattgtaAAGAAGCTGGATGATGACGATGACGACGATCTGGATTTAGAAGATGGTAATCTAGAGCCAGGGGATGTAAGACTGGATCCTAACGCACCAGAGAACTGCCAGAATACACTTGGCTTAGATCCTGTACTGCAGACACTTACACCCAGAAAGCTAGACGAGAGTGACCACATTACGTTCAGTTATATTGACGCCAATTTTGAACTGAGGGACAGAGACATTTATCCTTGCCCTGCCACGGACTGTGTTCGCATCTTTAAGCACTTCAAATATTTAAGCATACACATAAAGTCAGAACATTCAGAGACTGATGAGAACATAAAACATTATATGGAAATGAAGGACCGTAGGCAGAAGTGTACTTTTTGCCGCAGGCATTTCCTTACACCTTTTCACCACAGACAACACCGGCGCGTGCATTATGGACCTCAGCCATACATGTGTGTGGCAGTGGACTGTGATGCACGCTTCAGTAGCACAAATGAACTTGTCTCCCATAAACAGTCACATGGCTATCAGCTAAGTTATCAGTGTGAGCTGAAAGGCTGCAGTCTTAAATTTAGTGATCTTGGCCAACTTTACCACCATGAAGCCCAGCACTTTAGAGATGCTGCCTATAACTGCATGCATCCCGGCTGCAAGAAATTCTATTTTTCCAAAAAGGAGTTTGCAAAGCACTTGTCCACTCATGGCATCAGTTTTACAGATGAAGATTTAGTTGCTGCCAGTAAAAACAAGCCAGCGCTTTTTGGACTAGTTGGTGATTTCCCAGAGGTTGGTGCTGAAGGTAAGTCAGTGGAAATCACGGCTCCTCAACCTGAATCTGTTAATGGACCAAAATCGATTCTTGAGGAGCTTATAAATGGCATCAAAAAGGAATCCACTGAAATCTCACAGTTGGCTAACAGCCCTTCTTCACAGACTTCCTCAACTGGTAGTAACCTTACAGGAACACTTACAAGTGTGGCAGTTTGCTTTGACGGCAAAACATTTACGTGTGGCTTTGAGGGTTGTGGTTTAACATTCGCAGTAGCAAAAGACATTCAAAAGCATTTAAAACTTGCCCATCCTTTGCAGTTCCGAAAGAAAGGGGAGAGTTCAAAGAACTTGTGCAGGGGAAAGATTGCTGCTAGGAGAGTCCAACACATGAAACCACCAATTATTAACCAACAGACCCTTGGTGGTCAGTCCAGTTCTTTGCCATCTAATGTATCAGGCCAAGTGACTTCATTCTCCCCTCAGATGAACTCTGTTAATCCCCTGTCTCCACATCCAAGTACCAGTAATGAGGAGTCCTTAATGGAAATTCTTATTGCTCTTAGCCGACTTAGCTTGAACACCTCAAATGCTGCTTCCACATCTGTTCTGACATCTCTTCCTTTCTCAGGGTCTAATGTACAAgtttcttcacctttctttactgGTGCTAGTTCCCCTGCCAAAGTAATAGACAGAAAAACTCTTTTTAAATCTCATCGTAGCAACAAACCCCAGCAGCTAAGGGTCCCAGCAGTGGACGGAGGCTTAGTGTCAccctcttcttttctctctcaatTGCCTGAAGAAGAGCACAAACAACTTTCTCAGTTCTTGGTGCAACCAAACACCAAGCCATACTTCTGTGAACTCAAAGACTGTAAGTTTAGGAGTGTGACTCGGTCGGCCCTTTTGGTGCATTATTTGAAGAAACACAACTTGCCTAAGGAAAAAGTGGTAGGAATGAAAATGTTTCATAGCAAATTCAGGCCTTTTAAATGCCATCTCTGCCCGAGGTGTTTCACCAGGAAGTCTCAACTGAGAGTGCACCTGATGGACAAGCATGATTTAAGCAAGTCACTTGTTGCTCAGATGAGTTGTTCAGAGAAAAGGAGGGCACGGGAAGAACCTAACATGGTCGGAAAGCCATCTGGTTGTCTTGACCTTCAGGGGAATGCTACAGGAAAGACTGAGCAGCAACCGCCTGCAAGTGTTCAAAGTCAGGGTTCTGTCAGTAATAATCGGTGGCCATGGATAACGAAAAGCGAGTGGGATAATAGTATTCAGGgagaggatgaggaggaggatgaggaagaTGACGAGGAAGATGATGGAGAGGCTGAGGAGGATGACGACGAGACTGATGGTACTGGAAAACCATCTATTTCTGAAGACAATGGAGAAGAATCCCATGAAGGCAGGGGAAGTCGGCGCCTGGTTGCCAAAAGCAATCTCTGTTACATTTTGACAAAGTACCACAAACCCTTTCATTGTGTACACAAAGACTGTAGTTCTGCCTTTACGAATCAGAATGGACTTATCCGACACCTCCAGTCAGTGCATCGCTATAACCGAAATCAGCTCTCCTTGGAGGAGGACCTTCAGCAAATTGAAGGAAACAAAAAGGATTTGGCAAAACACAAAGGCAGACCCTGCAAGCATAAGGCATGTGATAAACGTTTTCATACTGATGAATCATTGTCAGCAGAAAATCTACAACTGCAGAATCTGGACCAAGATTTACCAGCCCTTAAAGCCCCTGGACTGCAGACCCCTGCCTCTGAGGAACCAATACCTCAGTTTAGTTGCAGCTACACTAACTGCTCTGCCAGTTATCATCTTTATAGTAGTTTGCTTCGCCATATTCGTCTCTTTCATAAAGGCCAGTTCACCAAGCCGAATGACCCTCGTAGCCATCATCGGTGTACTTTTGATGGTTGTGCACGTGTCTTCTccaatgcagataatttgaaacaGCATATATTTTTCCGACACTGGGAACATTATGATTCCTTTGTATTTGGACTGAAGAATAAGAAGGAGTCAAATGAGAAGAATAATGTTCAGAACTTTCAGAAAAAGCCTCCCGAAATTGGTGTCCCACAAACTAGGACCCCTAAAGGTGAGACACATTCTAAGCAGTCAGTGATACAAATGCCCAAGGTCCGGACTTCCTCACTAGTCATGGCATCCAGAAGAATCAAACGAAGACGAAAGGAAACCTTACTCTTTAGGACTCCTGAGGAAGCTTTGCAGATGTGCCAGGACAGGTGTTTTTCAGTGGCTTTTCCATGTATGGTGCAAGACTGTGAGTCAGTTGTTACACTGGAGAGCAGCCTTATTCGACACTATAAGCGCTGCCATGATATGCTGCCTAGCTACATTGCAGGAAAATATAAAGATCTTGTCAATAATGCAGAAAAGCTAGAGGAGATAATTCAGAATAAATCGGCTGCGTCTGCTGTTTCCTCTAATGAAGTGTGTACATCAGCACTTGCTGATGGGAAAGATGAGCAGAAAACCCTAGAAACGAGTCCTTTAGGCCCAGAATTGCAAATCTGCTTGTCACCCATTAAACCCAAGCCTGACGAAGAGGTGGATCACTTGGATTTTGAAGGGGATGTCCCCAGCAATAAACTTCTCATAGATGCTGATGCCTTGCTGTATGGGGAGGTGGTAAAAAATGGCTGCATGAGTGAACAAGTGAATAGGAATGTTCATGAACCTGATAAATCTAAACCTGACCCACTCAGCTCAACCCCTTCCCCGCTGTTTTACAAAAAAGATGAAGGCTTTGTGGATTTCGCCAACACGGGAACAGTTTCTTTCTCCACACCCTCTAGGCCTCCATTAAAGAGAAAGAATGAGCAGGAAGACCCAAATTTTAGCCCTTCAATAGAAAACCAGCAATGCCATCTTAGTAATAATCGTGGTTCCCAGCCAAAAACCTTTGATTTGAAAGCCTACAAGCCTATGGGGTTTGAGTCCTCATTCCTCAAGTTCATTCAAGAAAGTAACGACAAAGACGAGGACTATGAGGAGACTAGTCAATGGGACCCATGCCTTTCAGATGCCCAGCTAGTTACGAAACGAAAAGATTCTTACCGCCGCGCCTGTTCTGTCAAAGAGAACAACCAGACAGGCATGGGCCTCACACGTGGTAAAACTGCATCTCTAGTGCATGGCAAATTGACAGATTTTCAGCCCATGCTTTCTGCTGAGGAGTCTGCTACAGTGCAGAACCTGAAGTCTATCCTGGACAAAGCACTGACAGACTGTGGAGACCTAGCTCTCAAACAGCTTCATTATTTAAAACCTGTGGTGGTTCTTGAGCGGCCTAAATTCCCCAAATCCTTATTAGATCTGTTACcaacaaaaaaaactaatgagTTTTGTGTGGGCAGTTCATGA
- the LOC120517414 gene encoding dynein light chain Tctex-type 1-like, which produces MDELQGAEEVAFVVDDVTTIIKDAVENTIGTSPYQHNRVNQWTSSVVETCLNQLTKLGKPFKYIVTCVILQKNGAGLHTASSCFWDNTVDGSCTVRWENKTMYCIVSIFGLAI; this is translated from the exons ATGGACGAGTTACAAGGTGCCGAAGAG GTTGCATTCGTTGTGGATGATGTGACCACCATCATAAAAGAT GCTGTGGAAAACACCATCGGGACCAGTCCCTACCAACACAACCGGGTCAACCAGTGGACTTCAAGTGTGGTGGAGACGTGCTTGAACCAGCTCACTAAACTTGGGAAACCCTTCAAATACATAG TGACTTGTGTCATCTTACAGAAGAACGGAGCGGGCCTGCACACCGCGAGCTCCTGTTTCTGGGACAACACTGTTGACG GAAGCTGCACTGTAAGATGGGAGAACAAGACGATGTACTGCATTGTCAGCATTTTTGGCTTGGCCATCTAG